From Achromobacter spanius, a single genomic window includes:
- a CDS encoding alpha/beta fold hydrolase gives MNTQRRRAGRGEPLVLLHGVGLDHTLWDDLVPLLEPDFDVLRYDLLGHGAAPALRGQADIQDFIAQLDAELDAAGWQQATVLGYSMGGLIAGAYAAARPERVGRLVLLSTVFRRTEEESVAVRARLAAAATQDPKEAAKVSLSRWFTPAFQAARPARVAQIEQRLLDNDRESFLSAYGLFALGDPLLSQAAPDIDCPVLVMTGENDVGSNPRMTRELARALPRACARVAPEQRHMLPVEEPGTVAAALRSFVSAHPAQAQSMQTHSAKA, from the coding sequence ATGAACACCCAACGGCGGCGCGCCGGCCGCGGCGAACCTCTGGTTCTGCTGCATGGCGTCGGCCTGGACCACACGCTGTGGGATGATCTGGTGCCTTTGCTGGAGCCGGACTTCGACGTGCTGCGCTATGACCTGCTGGGCCACGGCGCCGCCCCCGCGCTGCGCGGCCAGGCGGACATTCAGGACTTCATCGCGCAACTGGACGCGGAGCTGGACGCCGCGGGCTGGCAGCAGGCAACCGTGCTGGGCTATTCCATGGGCGGCCTGATCGCGGGCGCCTATGCGGCGGCACGGCCCGAGCGCGTCGGCCGGCTGGTGCTGCTGAGCACCGTGTTTCGCCGCACGGAAGAAGAGTCCGTGGCAGTGCGCGCCCGGCTGGCTGCGGCCGCCACGCAGGATCCGAAGGAAGCCGCCAAGGTGTCGCTATCGCGCTGGTTCACGCCGGCGTTTCAGGCCGCGCGGCCCGCGCGCGTGGCGCAGATCGAACAGCGCCTGCTCGACAACGACCGCGAGAGCTTTCTGTCCGCCTACGGGCTGTTCGCGCTGGGCGACCCGCTGCTTTCGCAGGCCGCGCCGGACATCGACTGCCCCGTGCTGGTCATGACGGGCGAGAACGATGTCGGCTCCAATCCGCGCATGACGCGGGAGCTGGCGCGCGCGCTGCCTCGGGCGTGCGCTCGCGTGGCGCCCGAACAGCGTCATATGCTGCCGGTAGAGGAACCCGGCACGGTGGCGGCCGCGCTGCGCAGCTTTGTGTCGGCGCATCCAGCGCAGGCGCAATCCATGCAGACGCATTCCGCAAAGGCCTAG
- a CDS encoding Bug family tripartite tricarboxylate transporter substrate binding protein: MDRRTLIKTLAAMSLAPLGATATRLAVARETPLRVIVPFPPGGGTDVLGRVIAASLEGALERSVIVENKPGASGMLGADYTANGAKDGSMLLFAGLVPSVRYYARPPEDVLKQLAPVCPIARSPYMVAVNSDLPAKTLAELVEQARREPKGLTFGTPGNATPQHLATELLQAACKMEMLHVPYRGTGPMMTDLLGGQIQVVVATVAAVEPYLKSGRLRVLAVTSPQRLPKYPDIPTVAESGFAGFSAQIQFGTYCAAGTPDATIAALNQGINRALKTESVHAKLAEQGFEPTGGTPAQLQDALLAEIRDVAGLVQAGKVRVDL; encoded by the coding sequence ATGGACCGCAGAACCCTCATCAAGACCCTCGCGGCAATGTCGCTGGCCCCGCTGGGCGCCACCGCCACCCGCCTGGCCGTCGCACGCGAAACGCCCCTGCGCGTGATCGTGCCCTTCCCGCCGGGCGGCGGCACCGACGTGCTGGGCCGCGTCATCGCCGCGTCGCTCGAAGGCGCGCTGGAGCGCTCGGTCATCGTCGAGAACAAGCCCGGCGCCAGCGGCATGCTGGGCGCGGACTACACCGCCAATGGCGCCAAGGACGGCAGCATGCTGCTGTTTGCCGGGCTGGTCCCGTCGGTGCGCTACTACGCCCGGCCGCCCGAAGACGTACTCAAGCAGTTGGCGCCCGTCTGCCCCATCGCGCGTTCGCCCTACATGGTGGCGGTCAACAGCGACCTGCCGGCCAAGACGCTGGCCGAACTGGTGGAGCAAGCGCGGCGCGAGCCCAAGGGACTGACCTTCGGCACCCCGGGCAACGCCACGCCCCAACACCTGGCCACCGAACTGCTGCAGGCCGCGTGCAAGATGGAGATGCTGCACGTGCCGTATCGCGGCACCGGCCCGATGATGACGGACCTGCTGGGCGGCCAGATCCAGGTGGTGGTGGCGACCGTCGCCGCCGTCGAGCCCTACCTGAAGAGCGGCCGCCTGCGCGTGCTGGCTGTGACCAGCCCGCAGCGCCTGCCCAAGTATCCGGACATTCCGACCGTCGCCGAAAGCGGCTTCGCGGGTTTCTCGGCGCAGATCCAGTTCGGCACGTACTGCGCGGCCGGAACGCCCGACGCCACGATTGCGGCCTTGAACCAGGGCATCAACCGCGCCCTGAAGACCGAGTCCGTGCACGCCAAGCTGGCCGAGCAGGGGTTCGAGCCCACCGGCGGCACGCCCGCGCAGTTGCAGGACGCGCTGCTGGCAGAGATCCGGGATGTCGCCGGGCTGGTGCAGGCGGGCAAGGTGCGGGTGGATCTGTAG
- a CDS encoding sigma-54-dependent Fis family transcriptional regulator has product MPSQESLHSAHIREIEQVGQGLPTQRDAHVVRSWLRCLDQYRLDPAHACEAYIVPDGRLREHRQQSEALIAIARSGLDHLFRQVAGQNYVLLLADRQGVTVEFLGDAQQTAQLRKAGLYLGSEWSEQRAGTCAVGACLETGEALTIHQTDHFDNTHTPLSCTAAPIYSADGELAAVLDISLLSSPSLKASQNLALHLVNSTTRRIELANLMARTRNEWVLRFARSPEFLDVDPEAAISLDGAGRVLGMTHSGAKLLARAAGLDWRNPRDLIGLPVTRFFDVQLDDLPQYTRGRAPQDRLIVARDGDALFAHAIEPNRRPRGATVAVRDAPSALRGLDGGDARMAALLSRAAKLARQGLPMLLQGETGVGKEYLARAIHDESRRAGRFVAVNCAAIPESLIESELFGYLPGAYTGAAPKGRKGLIEEADGGTLFLDEIGDMPLALQSRLLRVLAESEVTPIGANAPRALRLSLVSASHRDLGALVREGRFREDLYYRINAAALTVPPLRERQDLDWLIARMLARHQDESGAPALSPAALIALKAHAWPGNIRELANVIAVAAALCEHGVIEPHDLPDTLAPASAAAVGSPEEAALRATLASCAGNVSEAARRMGVDRSTVHRQMRRYGLASRR; this is encoded by the coding sequence ATGCCCAGTCAGGAATCCCTGCACTCCGCCCATATCCGCGAAATCGAACAGGTTGGCCAGGGCCTGCCCACGCAGCGCGACGCGCATGTCGTGCGAAGCTGGCTGCGCTGCCTGGATCAGTACCGCCTCGACCCGGCCCACGCCTGCGAGGCCTACATCGTCCCCGACGGCCGCCTGCGCGAACACCGCCAGCAATCCGAGGCCCTGATCGCCATCGCCCGCAGCGGCCTGGACCACCTGTTCCGGCAGGTGGCCGGCCAGAACTACGTGCTGCTGCTGGCCGACCGGCAAGGCGTCACCGTGGAATTCCTGGGCGATGCGCAACAGACCGCCCAACTGCGCAAGGCCGGACTTTATCTGGGGTCGGAATGGTCGGAGCAGCGCGCCGGCACCTGCGCGGTCGGCGCGTGCCTGGAAACCGGTGAAGCGCTGACCATCCACCAGACCGATCACTTCGACAACACGCACACGCCGCTGTCCTGCACCGCCGCGCCCATCTACAGCGCCGACGGAGAGCTGGCCGCCGTGCTGGACATCTCGCTGCTCAGTTCGCCCAGTTTGAAGGCCAGCCAGAACCTGGCGCTGCACCTGGTCAACAGCACCACGCGGCGCATCGAGCTGGCCAACCTGATGGCGCGCACGCGCAATGAATGGGTGCTGCGCTTTGCCCGCTCGCCGGAGTTCCTGGACGTGGATCCGGAGGCTGCGATCTCGCTGGACGGCGCCGGCCGCGTGCTGGGCATGACGCATAGCGGCGCCAAGCTGCTGGCGCGCGCCGCCGGGCTGGACTGGCGCAATCCGCGCGACCTGATCGGCCTGCCGGTGACGCGATTTTTCGACGTGCAGCTGGACGACCTGCCCCAGTACACGCGCGGCCGCGCGCCGCAGGACCGGCTGATCGTCGCGCGCGACGGCGACGCCCTCTTTGCTCACGCCATCGAACCGAACCGCCGTCCGCGCGGCGCCACCGTGGCGGTGCGCGATGCGCCGTCGGCGCTGCGTGGTCTGGACGGCGGCGACGCCCGCATGGCCGCGCTGCTTTCGCGCGCCGCCAAGCTCGCGCGGCAGGGCCTGCCCATGCTGCTGCAGGGCGAAACCGGCGTCGGCAAGGAATACCTGGCGCGCGCCATCCACGACGAAAGCCGCCGCGCGGGCCGCTTCGTCGCCGTCAATTGCGCCGCCATCCCCGAATCGCTGATCGAAAGCGAGTTGTTCGGGTATCTGCCCGGAGCCTACACCGGCGCCGCCCCGAAGGGCCGTAAGGGTCTCATCGAGGAGGCAGATGGCGGCACCCTCTTTCTGGACGAAATCGGCGACATGCCGCTGGCGCTGCAAAGCCGCTTGCTGCGCGTGCTGGCCGAGTCCGAAGTCACGCCCATCGGCGCCAATGCGCCGCGTGCGCTGCGCCTGTCGCTGGTGTCCGCGTCGCACCGCGACTTGGGCGCGCTGGTGCGCGAGGGGCGTTTTCGTGAAGACCTGTATTACCGCATCAACGCCGCCGCGCTCACCGTGCCGCCGCTGCGCGAACGCCAGGACCTGGACTGGCTGATCGCGCGCATGCTGGCGCGGCATCAGGACGAATCCGGCGCGCCCGCGCTGTCGCCCGCCGCGCTGATCGCCCTGAAGGCGCACGCGTGGCCGGGCAACATCCGTGAGCTGGCCAACGTCATCGCGGTGGCTGCCGCGCTGTGCGAACACGGCGTCATCGAGCCGCACGATCTGCCCGACACGCTGGCGCCGGCGTCAGCGGCAGCGGTCGGCAGCCCCGAGGAAGCCGCGCTGCGCGCCACGCTGGCCAGTTGCGCGGGCAATGTATCGGAAGCGGCGCGGCGCATGGGCGTGGACCGTTCCACCGTGCATCGCCAGATGCGGCGCTACGGATTGGCCTCGCGCCGCTGA
- a CDS encoding NAD(P)/FAD-dependent oxidoreductase, translating to MPIDHAADAALDALLAQLNTALGNKDIDAVARMFQDECYWRDLVLFSWNLRTLEGQDQIRDMLEHQLQQVEPVRFTRDEAEATTDESGLLQGWFRVDTNLARGYGHIRVKDGKIWTLLTTMSELKGHEEPSGVRRPMGAQHGSSRERQTWLEKREREAAELGYETQPYVLIIGGGQGGIALGARLRQLDVPTLILEKNERAGDSWRKRYKSLCLHDPVWYDHLPYIPFPENWPVFAPKDKIGDWLEMYTKVMELNYWTSTVCESARYDEDKQEWEVKVVREGKPVVLRPKQLVLATGMSGKPNVPSFPGQDEFQGEQQHSSRHPGPDAYRGKNVVVIGANNSAHDICAALWEGGANVTMVQRSSTHIVRSETLMDIGLGGLYSEQALANGMTTRKADLTFASVPYKILAQFQIPLYEQMRERDAEFYQKLEAAGFMLDWGDDGSGLFMKYLRRGSGYYIDVGACDLIIDGSIKLQSRTDVSRLTRDAVVLTNGVTLPADLVVYATGYGSMNGWAADLISPEVAGKVGKCWGLGSATTKDPGPWEGEQRNMWKPTQQEALWFHGGNLHQSRHYSQYLSLQLKARHAGIPVQVYGMQEVHHKR from the coding sequence ATGCCGATCGACCACGCCGCCGACGCCGCTTTGGACGCGTTGCTCGCGCAGCTGAACACCGCGCTGGGCAACAAGGACATCGACGCCGTCGCCAGGATGTTCCAGGACGAATGCTATTGGCGCGACCTGGTGCTGTTTTCCTGGAACCTGCGCACGCTGGAGGGCCAGGACCAGATCCGCGACATGCTGGAACATCAGTTGCAACAGGTCGAGCCGGTGCGCTTCACCCGCGACGAGGCCGAGGCCACCACCGACGAAAGCGGCCTGCTGCAAGGCTGGTTCCGCGTCGACACGAATCTGGCGCGCGGCTACGGCCACATCCGCGTGAAGGACGGCAAGATCTGGACGCTGCTCACCACGATGTCGGAACTGAAGGGCCACGAGGAACCGAGCGGCGTGCGCCGGCCCATGGGCGCCCAGCACGGCAGCAGCCGCGAGCGCCAGACCTGGCTGGAAAAGCGCGAACGCGAGGCCGCCGAACTGGGCTACGAGACGCAGCCGTACGTGCTGATCATCGGCGGCGGCCAGGGCGGCATCGCGCTGGGAGCCCGGCTGCGCCAGCTCGACGTGCCCACCCTCATCCTCGAAAAGAACGAGCGCGCGGGCGACAGCTGGAGAAAGCGCTACAAGTCGCTGTGCCTGCACGACCCGGTCTGGTATGACCACCTGCCCTACATCCCCTTCCCCGAGAACTGGCCCGTCTTCGCGCCCAAGGACAAGATCGGCGACTGGCTGGAGATGTACACGAAGGTGATGGAGCTGAACTACTGGACTTCCACCGTCTGCGAATCGGCACGCTACGACGAGGACAAGCAGGAATGGGAGGTCAAGGTCGTGCGCGAAGGCAAGCCCGTAGTGCTGCGGCCCAAGCAGCTCGTGCTGGCCACCGGCATGTCGGGCAAGCCCAACGTGCCCAGCTTTCCCGGGCAGGATGAATTCCAGGGCGAACAGCAGCACTCCTCGCGCCACCCCGGTCCGGACGCCTATCGCGGCAAGAACGTCGTCGTCATCGGCGCCAACAATTCGGCCCACGACATTTGCGCGGCGTTGTGGGAAGGCGGCGCCAACGTCACGATGGTGCAGCGCTCGTCCACGCACATCGTGCGCTCTGAAACCCTGATGGACATCGGTCTGGGCGGGCTGTATTCCGAGCAGGCGCTGGCCAATGGCATGACCACGCGCAAGGCCGACCTGACCTTCGCGTCGGTGCCCTACAAGATCCTGGCCCAATTCCAGATCCCGCTCTACGAGCAGATGCGCGAGCGCGACGCCGAGTTCTACCAGAAGCTGGAGGCCGCGGGCTTCATGCTGGATTGGGGCGACGACGGCTCGGGCCTCTTCATGAAATACCTGCGGCGCGGCTCGGGCTATTACATCGACGTGGGCGCGTGCGACCTCATCATCGACGGCAGCATCAAGCTGCAATCGCGCACCGACGTCAGCCGCCTGACGCGCGACGCGGTCGTCCTGACCAACGGCGTCACGCTGCCCGCCGATCTGGTGGTCTACGCCACCGGCTACGGCTCGATGAACGGCTGGGCGGCGGACCTGATCAGCCCCGAGGTCGCGGGCAAGGTGGGCAAGTGCTGGGGATTGGGGTCGGCCACCACCAAGGATCCCGGCCCTTGGGAAGGCGAACAGCGCAACATGTGGAAGCCCACGCAGCAGGAGGCGCTGTGGTTTCACGGGGGGAACCTGCACCAGTCGCGCCATTACTCGCAGTATCTGTCCCTGCAATTGAAGGCCCGCCACGCCGGCATTCCCGTGCAGGTGTATGGGATGCAGGAGGTGCACCACAAGCGGTAG
- a CDS encoding GntR family transcriptional regulator has protein sequence MSKVLTLPGTPPPDGETLSDHIFRKIQSAIVKGEIAPGSKISEPELARIHGVSRGPLREALHRLEGQKLLVRVPHAGARVVSLSIQELVELYEIRESLEGTACRLAAERMPPSEIDELRGVLEAHERDEAFQAGLGYYQQEGDYDFHYRIVKGSGNQMLFRMLCDELYQLARMYRIQFSTTPNRPRQAYAEHHRILDAIADGDGELAELLMRRHIRASRINIEQQIAQSTQQRTEA, from the coding sequence ATGAGCAAAGTGCTCACCCTGCCGGGCACGCCGCCCCCCGACGGCGAAACCCTGTCGGACCACATCTTCCGCAAGATCCAGTCCGCCATCGTCAAGGGCGAGATCGCCCCGGGCAGCAAGATTTCCGAACCCGAGCTGGCGCGCATCCACGGCGTCAGCCGCGGTCCGCTGCGCGAGGCCCTGCATCGGCTGGAGGGCCAGAAACTGCTGGTGCGCGTGCCGCACGCCGGCGCGCGCGTCGTGTCCCTGTCGATCCAGGAACTGGTCGAACTCTACGAAATCCGCGAATCGCTGGAAGGCACCGCCTGCCGCCTGGCCGCCGAACGCATGCCGCCGTCGGAAATCGACGAGCTGCGCGGCGTGCTCGAAGCGCACGAGCGCGACGAGGCCTTTCAGGCCGGACTGGGTTACTACCAGCAGGAAGGGGACTACGATTTCCACTACCGCATCGTCAAGGGCAGCGGCAACCAGATGCTGTTCCGCATGCTGTGCGACGAGCTCTACCAGTTGGCGCGCATGTATCGCATCCAGTTTTCGACGACGCCCAACCGCCCGCGGCAGGCTTATGCCGAGCACCACCGGATTCTGGACGCCATCGCCGACGGCGACGGCGAATTGGCTGAACTTCTGATGCGCCGGCACATCCGCGCATCCCGCATCAACATCGAACAACAGATCGCGCAAAGCACCCAACAGCGCACGGAGGCATGA
- the acnD gene encoding Fe/S-dependent 2-methylisocitrate dehydratase AcnD, whose amino-acid sequence MNKSYRKNLPGTRLDYFDARAAVEAIAPGAYDGLPYTSRVLAENLVRRCEPALLTDALKQLIERRRDLDFPWFPARVVCHDILGQTALVDLAGLRDAIADKGGDPAKVNPVVPVQLIVDHSLAVEYDGNDPDAFAKNRAVEDRRNEDRFHFIDWTKQAFENIEVVPPGNGIMHQINLERMSPVIYTQNGVAFPDTLVGTDSHTPHVDALGVIAIGVGGLEAENVMLGRASWMRLPDIVGVELSGRAQPGITATDIVLTLTEFLRKEKVVGAYLEFYGEGASSLTLGDRATISNMAPEYGATAAMFSIDQQTIDYLRLTGREDEQIALVENYAKTAGLWSDSLTAVQYERVLRFDLSTVVRTLAGPSNPHRRLPVSDLAERGIAGVVENQPGLMPDGAVIIAAITSCTNTSNPRNVIAAGLLARNANRAGLARKPWVKSSLAPGSKAVQLYLEEAGLTQDLAQLGFGVVAFACTTCNGMSGALDPKIQQEIIDRDLYATAVLSGNRNFDGRIHPYAKQAFLASPPLVVAYAIAGTIRFDIERDVLGVGADGREIRLKDIWPSDEEIDAMVKSAVKPEQFRKVYAPMFGIKDDRQAAVSPLYDWRPQSTYIRRPPYWEGALAGERTLRGMLPLAVLGDNITTDHLSPSNAILMDSAAGEYLHKMGLPEEDFNSYATHRGDHLTAQRATFANPKLFNEMVKNADGAVQQGSLARVEPEGQVMRMWEAIETYMDRKQPLIIVAGADYGQGSSRDWAAKGVRLAGVEAIVAEGFERIHRTNLIGMGVLPLEFKPGVDRKTLNLDGTESYDVIGVRKPRADLTLVIHRRNGGTEQVPVTCRLDTAEEVSIYEAGGVLQRFAQDFLEAASATDAGKLA is encoded by the coding sequence ATGAACAAGTCGTACCGCAAGAACCTGCCCGGCACCCGCCTGGACTACTTCGATGCCCGCGCGGCCGTGGAGGCCATCGCGCCCGGCGCGTATGACGGCCTGCCCTACACGTCCCGCGTCCTGGCCGAAAACCTGGTGCGCCGCTGCGAGCCCGCGCTGTTAACCGACGCGCTCAAGCAGCTGATCGAACGCCGCCGCGACCTGGACTTTCCGTGGTTTCCGGCGCGCGTGGTCTGTCATGACATCCTGGGCCAGACCGCGCTGGTGGACTTGGCGGGTCTGCGCGACGCCATTGCCGACAAGGGCGGCGACCCGGCCAAGGTCAACCCGGTGGTGCCGGTGCAGTTGATCGTGGACCACTCGCTGGCGGTGGAATACGACGGCAACGACCCGGACGCCTTCGCCAAGAACCGCGCGGTCGAAGACCGCCGCAACGAAGACCGCTTCCATTTCATCGACTGGACCAAGCAGGCCTTCGAGAACATTGAAGTCGTGCCGCCGGGCAACGGCATCATGCACCAGATCAATCTGGAGCGGATGTCGCCCGTCATTTACACGCAGAACGGCGTGGCCTTCCCCGACACGCTGGTCGGCACCGACAGCCACACCCCGCACGTGGACGCGTTGGGCGTCATCGCCATCGGCGTGGGCGGCCTGGAAGCCGAGAACGTCATGCTGGGCCGCGCGTCGTGGATGCGCCTGCCCGACATCGTCGGCGTCGAACTGTCCGGCCGCGCGCAGCCCGGCATCACCGCGACCGACATCGTGCTGACCCTGACCGAATTCCTGCGCAAGGAAAAAGTGGTGGGCGCGTACCTGGAGTTCTACGGCGAAGGCGCGTCCAGCCTGACGCTGGGCGACCGCGCCACCATCTCGAACATGGCGCCCGAGTATGGCGCCACCGCGGCGATGTTCTCCATCGACCAGCAAACCATCGACTACCTGCGCCTGACCGGCCGCGAGGACGAGCAGATCGCGCTGGTGGAAAACTACGCCAAGACCGCCGGCCTGTGGTCCGACAGCCTGACCGCCGTGCAGTATGAACGCGTGCTGCGCTTTGACCTGTCGACCGTCGTGCGCACGCTGGCCGGCCCGTCCAACCCGCACCGCCGCCTGCCGGTGTCGGACCTGGCCGAGCGCGGCATCGCCGGCGTGGTCGAGAACCAGCCGGGCCTGATGCCCGACGGCGCCGTCATCATCGCCGCCATCACCAGCTGCACCAACACCAGCAACCCGCGCAACGTGATCGCCGCGGGCCTGTTGGCACGCAACGCCAACCGCGCGGGCCTCGCGCGCAAGCCGTGGGTCAAGAGCTCGCTGGCGCCGGGATCCAAGGCCGTGCAGCTCTACCTGGAAGAAGCCGGCCTCACGCAGGATCTGGCACAGCTGGGCTTTGGCGTGGTCGCGTTTGCCTGTACCACGTGCAACGGCATGTCCGGCGCGCTGGACCCGAAGATCCAGCAGGAAATCATCGACCGCGATCTGTACGCGACCGCCGTGCTGTCCGGCAACCGCAACTTCGACGGCCGCATCCACCCGTACGCCAAGCAGGCCTTCCTGGCCTCGCCGCCGCTGGTCGTGGCCTACGCCATTGCCGGCACGATCCGCTTCGACATCGAGCGCGACGTGCTGGGCGTGGGCGCCGATGGGCGCGAGATCCGCCTGAAGGACATCTGGCCCAGCGACGAAGAGATCGACGCGATGGTCAAGTCGGCGGTCAAGCCCGAGCAGTTCCGCAAGGTCTACGCCCCCATGTTCGGCATCAAGGACGACCGCCAGGCCGCGGTCAGCCCGCTGTACGACTGGCGCCCGCAAAGCACGTACATCCGCCGTCCGCCGTACTGGGAAGGCGCGCTGGCCGGCGAGCGCACGCTGCGCGGCATGCTGCCGCTGGCCGTGCTGGGCGACAACATCACCACCGACCACCTGTCGCCGTCCAACGCCATCCTGATGGACAGCGCCGCGGGCGAATACCTGCACAAGATGGGCCTGCCGGAAGAAGACTTCAACTCGTACGCCACCCACCGCGGCGACCATCTGACCGCGCAGCGCGCCACCTTCGCCAACCCCAAGCTCTTCAACGAAATGGTCAAGAACGCCGACGGCGCGGTGCAGCAAGGCTCGCTGGCGCGCGTGGAACCGGAAGGTCAGGTCATGCGCATGTGGGAAGCCATCGAGACCTACATGGACCGCAAGCAGCCGCTCATCATCGTGGCCGGCGCCGATTACGGCCAAGGCTCGTCGCGCGACTGGGCCGCCAAGGGCGTGCGCCTGGCCGGCGTGGAAGCCATCGTGGCCGAAGGTTTCGAGCGCATCCACCGCACCAACCTGATCGGCATGGGCGTGCTGCCGCTGGAATTCAAGCCGGGCGTTGACCGCAAGACGCTGAATCTTGACGGCACCGAAAGCTACGACGTCATCGGCGTGCGCAAACCGCGCGCGGACCTGACGCTGGTCATCCACCGCCGCAACGGCGGCACCGAACAGGTGCCGGTGACCTGCCGCCTGGATACGGCGGAAGAAGTGTCCATCTACGAAGCCGGCGGCGTGCTGCAGCGCTTTGCCCAGGATTTCCTGGAAGCCGCCTCCGCGACGGACGCCGGCAAACTGGCCTGA
- the prpF gene encoding 2-methylaconitate cis-trans isomerase PrpF, translating to MAHAPQTKIAATYMRGGTSKGVFFKLDDLPESARVPGAARDALLLRVIGSPDPYGKQIDGMGAATSSTSKTVIVAKSTRPDHDVDYLFGQVSIDQPFVDWSGNCGNLSAAVGPFAITNGLVDPARVPQDGVAVVRIWQANIQKTIVAHVPITGGAVQETGDFELDGVTFPAAELRLEFMDPAEEGDGGSMFPTGNLVDNLEVPGVGTFKATMINSGIPTIFLEADALGYSGTELQDAINGDAAALSRFETIRAHGALRMGLIKGLAEAASRQHTPKIAFVAPPKEYISSSGKKIGTGDIDVLVRALSMGKLHHAMMGTASVAIATAAAVPGTLVNLAAGGGERDNVCFGHPSGTLRVGAQAQLVDGDWKVTKAIMSRSARVLMEGRVHVPREGF from the coding sequence ATGGCACATGCTCCTCAAACCAAGATCGCCGCCACCTACATGCGCGGCGGCACCAGCAAAGGCGTGTTCTTCAAGCTGGACGACCTGCCCGAATCGGCCCGCGTGCCGGGCGCCGCGCGTGACGCGCTGCTCCTTCGCGTGATAGGCAGCCCCGATCCCTACGGCAAGCAGATCGACGGCATGGGCGCCGCCACGTCCAGCACCAGCAAGACGGTCATCGTCGCCAAAAGCACGCGCCCGGATCATGACGTGGACTACCTGTTCGGTCAGGTCTCCATCGACCAGCCCTTCGTGGACTGGAGCGGCAACTGCGGCAACCTGTCCGCCGCCGTCGGCCCCTTTGCCATCACCAACGGTCTGGTCGATCCCGCCCGCGTTCCGCAGGACGGCGTCGCAGTCGTGCGGATATGGCAGGCCAACATCCAGAAGACCATCGTCGCGCACGTGCCCATCACCGGCGGCGCGGTGCAAGAAACCGGCGACTTCGAACTGGACGGCGTGACCTTCCCGGCCGCTGAACTGCGCCTGGAGTTCATGGACCCGGCCGAGGAAGGCGACGGCGGTTCCATGTTCCCCACCGGCAACCTGGTCGACAACCTGGAAGTGCCGGGCGTCGGCACGTTCAAGGCCACGATGATCAATTCGGGCATTCCGACGATCTTCCTGGAGGCCGACGCGCTGGGCTACAGCGGCACGGAACTGCAGGACGCCATCAACGGCGACGCCGCCGCGCTGTCGCGCTTTGAGACCATCCGCGCCCACGGCGCGCTGCGCATGGGCCTCATCAAGGGCCTCGCCGAGGCCGCCAGCCGCCAGCACACCCCCAAGATCGCCTTCGTCGCCCCGCCCAAGGAGTACATTTCGTCCAGCGGCAAGAAGATCGGCACGGGCGACATCGACGTGCTGGTTCGCGCCCTGTCCATGGGCAAGCTGCATCACGCCATGATGGGCACGGCGTCCGTCGCCATCGCCACGGCAGCCGCCGTGCCCGGCACGCTGGTGAACCTGGCAGCCGGCGGCGGCGAGCGCGACAACGTGTGCTTCGGCCACCCCTCGGGTACGTTGCGTGTCGGCGCGCAGGCGCAGCTGGTGGATGGCGATTGGAAAGTGACCAAGGCCATCATGAGCCGCAGCGCACGGGTGCTGATGGAAGGCCGGGTGCACGTGCCGCGTGAGGGGTTTTGA